In the Orenia marismortui DSM 5156 genome, one interval contains:
- a CDS encoding ammonium transporter: MRRRVVSLSLLLMLGVLSLSSVAFAADATAESNAIAIDTIWTLLAAFLVFFMQAGFAMVEAGFTRAKNAGNIIMKNLMDFSVGSLIYWICGFAFMFGAGNAFIGSKGFFLSGSFEHLGLDIPLSAFWLFQAVFAATAATIVSGAMAERTKYSGYLAYSAVITAIIYPVVGHWIWGGGWLSDMVDFAGSTVVHSVGGWAALAGAMVLGPRIGKFNEDGSVNAMPGHNLLMAALGVFILWFGWFGFNPGSTVAGTDLSIADIAVTTNLAAAAGAALAMITSWIKYGKADVSMTLNGALAGLVGITAGTANVDNFGAVAIGALAGVLIVYAVEFIDKIHVDDPVGAVAVHGVCGAFGTLMVGLFATEGGLFYGGGIALFLTQLKGVVAVAIWTFTTAFVLFKVIAGTIGLRVSEEEELEGLDITEHGSVSYPDFVPLHWKSVKVSKK; this comes from the coding sequence ATGAGGAGAAGAGTAGTTAGTTTAAGTTTATTGTTAATGTTAGGGGTGCTTAGTTTATCATCAGTTGCTTTTGCAGCAGATGCAACAGCAGAGAGTAATGCAATTGCAATTGATACAATTTGGACTTTATTAGCAGCATTTTTAGTATTTTTTATGCAAGCAGGATTTGCGATGGTAGAGGCAGGATTTACTAGAGCAAAAAATGCTGGAAATATTATTATGAAGAACTTGATGGACTTTTCTGTAGGTTCATTGATTTATTGGATCTGTGGATTTGCCTTTATGTTTGGGGCAGGGAATGCTTTTATAGGAAGTAAAGGGTTCTTTTTAAGTGGTAGTTTTGAACATCTTGGATTAGATATACCTTTAAGTGCTTTCTGGTTATTTCAGGCAGTATTTGCTGCAACAGCAGCGACTATCGTATCAGGAGCTATGGCTGAAAGAACTAAGTATAGTGGATATTTAGCATATAGTGCTGTGATTACTGCAATCATCTATCCTGTAGTAGGACATTGGATTTGGGGTGGTGGCTGGTTAAGTGATATGGTTGACTTTGCTGGTTCCACAGTTGTTCACTCTGTAGGTGGATGGGCTGCTTTAGCAGGAGCAATGGTTTTAGGGCCTAGAATTGGGAAATTTAATGAAGATGGTTCTGTAAATGCAATGCCAGGCCATAACTTATTAATGGCAGCATTAGGTGTATTTATCTTATGGTTTGGATGGTTTGGATTTAACCCAGGTAGTACAGTAGCTGGTACTGACTTAAGTATTGCTGATATTGCAGTAACTACTAACCTAGCAGCAGCAGCTGGAGCAGCATTAGCTATGATTACTAGTTGGATCAAGTATGGTAAAGCAGATGTAAGTATGACTTTAAATGGTGCTTTAGCTGGATTGGTTGGAATTACAGCTGGAACTGCTAATGTAGACAATTTTGGTGCAGTAGCAATTGGGGCTTTAGCTGGAGTATTGATTGTTTATGCAGTAGAGTTTATAGATAAAATACATGTAGATGATCCAGTTGGAGCAGTAGCTGTACATGGTGTTTGTGGAGCTTTTGGAACATTAATGGTAGGATTATTTGCAACAGAGGGTGGCTTGTTTTATGGAGGAGGAATTGCTTTATTCCTTACTCAATTAAAGGGTGTAGTTGCAGTAGCAATTTGGACCTTTACAACAGCATTTGTTTTATTTAAAGTAATTGCTGGAACTATTGGATTAAGGGTTTCTGAAGAGGAAGAGTTAGAAGGATTAGATATTACTGAGCATGGTTCAGTATCTTATCCAGATTTTGTACCATTACACTGGAAGAGTGTTAAAGTTAGCAAGAAGTAA
- a CDS encoding NAD+ synthase, which yields MLDKNYEEIIKSLIAWIQDKVKDAGGKGVVVGLSGGIDSSVTATLCKKAFPDNTLGLIMPCGSKPQDKEDAQLLADNFEIDYKEIDLESVFNTMLELLDHCESKKLSRANIKPRLRMTTLYYYASLNDYLVVGTDNRSELKLGYFTKFGDGGIDLAPLGNLVKSEVREVAKILGIPESIITKAPSAGLWAGQTDEDELGITYEEIDHYILTGEASSKVKEIVDNLEAKNHHKLALPPIPKF from the coding sequence TTGTTGGATAAAAATTATGAAGAAATTATAAAAAGTTTAATAGCTTGGATTCAAGATAAGGTAAAAGATGCTGGAGGAAAAGGTGTTGTAGTTGGTTTATCAGGTGGGATAGACTCATCAGTGACAGCCACATTGTGCAAAAAGGCCTTTCCTGATAATACCTTAGGATTGATTATGCCTTGTGGGAGTAAGCCTCAAGATAAAGAGGATGCTCAGTTATTAGCAGATAACTTTGAGATAGATTATAAAGAGATTGACTTAGAATCTGTTTTTAATACTATGTTAGAGCTGCTTGATCATTGTGAAAGTAAGAAGTTAAGCCGTGCTAATATCAAACCAAGGTTAAGAATGACTACTTTATATTATTATGCTAGTTTAAATGATTATTTAGTTGTAGGGACAGATAATCGAAGTGAGTTGAAATTAGGTTACTTTACTAAATTTGGCGATGGAGGAATTGATTTAGCTCCCTTAGGTAATTTAGTTAAAAGTGAGGTTAGAGAGGTAGCTAAAATTTTAGGGATTCCAGAAAGTATTATTACTAAAGCACCATCAGCTGGTTTGTGGGCTGGTCAGACAGATGAGGATGAGTTAGGAATTACTTATGAAGAGATTGACCATTATATCTTAACTGGAGAGGCTAGTTCTAAAGTAAAGGAAATAGTTGATAACTTAGAGGCAAAAAATCATCATAAGTTAGCTTTGCCTCCGATTCCAAAGTTTTAA
- the glnA gene encoding type I glutamate--ammonia ligase, with amino-acid sequence MNNLTKEDVLKKAKELNVKFIRLQFTDILGIIKNVAITVNQLEDALDGKIMFDGSSVDGFTRINESDMYLKPDYDTFTVFPWRPKEGGSVARLICDVYKPDGTSFGGDPRQVLKKVLDEAKEMGYEMYVGPEPEFFLFEKDENGEATTITNDQGGYFDLAPMDAGQDPRRDIVLALENMGFEMEASHHEVAPGQHEIDFKYDHALRTADNVATFKFVVKAIADSHDLHATFMPKPIFGENGSGMHVHQSLFKDGENAFYDEDDKLGLSQVAKYYIGGLLKHAKAIAAITNPTVNSYKRLVPGYEAPVYLAWSSSNRSSLIRIPAARGLGTRLEMRNPDPSCNPYLAFAVMLKAGLDGIKNQIEPPAEVLDNIYTMNADRKEDLGIESLPSSLKEALDYLVNDEVIQSALGEHVLEHFLDAKIIEWDIYRTQVHQWELDQYLRVY; translated from the coding sequence ATGAATAATTTAACTAAAGAGGATGTATTAAAGAAAGCAAAAGAGTTGAATGTTAAGTTTATCAGATTACAATTTACAGATATATTAGGGATAATTAAGAATGTGGCAATTACAGTTAATCAATTAGAGGATGCATTAGATGGAAAGATTATGTTTGATGGATCTTCAGTAGATGGTTTTACTAGAATAAATGAATCAGATATGTATTTAAAGCCTGATTATGATACTTTTACAGTATTTCCTTGGAGACCAAAGGAGGGTGGTTCAGTAGCTAGATTAATCTGTGATGTTTACAAACCAGATGGTACTTCTTTTGGTGGTGACCCACGTCAGGTATTGAAGAAAGTTTTAGATGAAGCTAAAGAGATGGGCTATGAGATGTATGTTGGTCCTGAACCAGAATTCTTCTTATTTGAAAAGGATGAGAATGGAGAAGCTACTACTATTACTAATGATCAGGGTGGATATTTTGATTTGGCTCCAATGGATGCAGGCCAAGACCCAAGAAGGGATATAGTTTTAGCTTTAGAAAATATGGGCTTTGAGATGGAGGCTTCTCATCATGAGGTGGCACCAGGGCAACATGAGATTGATTTTAAATATGATCATGCTTTAAGGACTGCTGATAATGTGGCTACCTTTAAATTTGTAGTTAAAGCTATTGCTGATAGTCATGACTTACATGCTACATTTATGCCAAAGCCAATCTTTGGAGAGAATGGATCAGGAATGCATGTCCATCAATCATTATTCAAAGATGGTGAGAATGCTTTTTATGATGAAGATGATAAATTAGGTTTGAGCCAAGTTGCTAAATATTATATTGGTGGCTTATTAAAACATGCTAAAGCAATTGCTGCAATTACTAATCCGACGGTTAATTCTTATAAAAGATTAGTGCCAGGATATGAAGCACCAGTTTATTTAGCTTGGTCTAGTTCTAATCGGAGCTCTTTAATCAGAATTCCAGCAGCTCGTGGATTAGGAACTAGATTAGAAATGAGAAATCCTGATCCATCATGTAACCCTTATTTAGCTTTTGCTGTTATGTTAAAAGCTGGTTTGGATGGAATTAAGAATCAGATTGAACCACCAGCAGAGGTTTTAGATAATATCTATACTATGAATGCTGACAGGAAAGAAGATTTAGGAATTGAGAGCTTGCCTAGTAGTCTTAAAGAGGCTCTTGATTATTTAGTAAATGATGAAGTAATTCAAAGTGCTTTAGGTGAACATGTCCTAGAACACTTCTTAGATGCAAAAATTATTGAATGGGATATCTACAGAACTCAAGTTCATCAATGGGAATTAGATCAATACTTAAGAGTATATTAG
- a CDS encoding MerR family transcriptional regulator codes for MLDVGADTPAYTIGVVADMTDLTARQIRYYEKAELINPVRTKGNQRLYSKNDVERLVEIKELLNKGLNAIGIKKVLEDQ; via the coding sequence ATGCTTGATGTAGGCGCAGATACTCCTGCTTATACTATTGGTGTAGTTGCAGATATGACTGACTTAACAGCCAGACAGATTCGTTATTATGAAAAAGCAGAATTGATAAATCCGGTTAGAACCAAAGGGAATCAAAGGTTATATTCTAAAAATGATGTTGAAAGACTTGTCGAAATTAAAGAATTATTAAACAAGGGTTTAAATGCGATAGGAATAAAAAAAGTTTTAGAGGATCAATGA
- the nifV gene encoding homocitrate synthase — MKDFYIVDTTLRDGEQTAGVAFSKNEKVDVARKLDEIGVDVIEAGIPIMGKEEIEAIREIMSLGLKSSILTWNRMRKEDIDKSILAGAKNVHITAPASDIHIYRKLNKDRGWVLSELEKIVNYALEKGCNVSVGAEDASRADFQFLVQFYSIAQKAGVSRVRYADTVGRLDPISTYDNIKKIRDFIDAEIDFHGHNDFGMATANALSAFKAGAKYISCTVNALGERAGNAALEEVVMALKCIEGCESDFKVKGLKGLSEMIEDYSGRRVSANKPIVGEGVFSHESGIHVDGLLKDSSTYEFLSPGDLGRERRFIIGKFSGVSSIMHRYKELGVSISKEQAELILRSIRSRQSKVNITV; from the coding sequence ATGAAAGATTTCTATATTGTGGATACTACCTTACGTGATGGAGAGCAAACTGCCGGAGTAGCCTTTTCTAAAAATGAAAAAGTAGATGTAGCCCGAAAATTGGATGAAATAGGTGTTGATGTTATTGAAGCTGGAATACCCATTATGGGCAAAGAAGAGATAGAGGCTATTAGGGAAATAATGAGTTTGGGTCTGAAATCTTCTATATTGACATGGAATAGAATGAGAAAGGAAGATATTGATAAATCGATATTGGCTGGTGCGAAAAATGTGCATATTACAGCCCCAGCATCAGACATTCATATCTATCGAAAATTAAATAAAGATAGAGGATGGGTGCTTAGTGAGTTGGAGAAGATAGTAAACTATGCCCTTGAAAAAGGTTGCAATGTTTCAGTAGGGGCTGAAGATGCCTCTAGAGCAGATTTCCAATTTTTGGTTCAGTTCTACAGTATTGCCCAAAAAGCGGGGGTTAGCAGGGTTCGTTACGCAGACACTGTAGGGAGATTAGACCCTATATCCACATATGATAATATTAAAAAGATAAGAGATTTTATAGATGCCGAAATAGATTTTCATGGGCATAATGATTTTGGGATGGCCACAGCTAATGCTTTAAGTGCTTTTAAAGCTGGAGCCAAATATATAAGTTGTACTGTTAATGCTTTGGGAGAAAGGGCGGGGAATGCTGCTTTAGAAGAGGTGGTAATGGCCTTGAAATGTATTGAAGGTTGTGAGAGTGACTTCAAAGTTAAGGGGTTGAAAGGATTATCAGAGATGATAGAAGATTATTCTGGCAGAAGAGTATCTGCCAATAAACCTATCGTAGGTGAGGGGGTCTTTTCTCATGAGTCTGGTATACATGTTGATGGTTTATTAAAGGATTCTTCAACTTATGAATTTTTATCTCCAGGCGATTTGGGGAGGGAAAGAAGATTTATAATTGGTAAGTTTTCAGGAGTGAGTTCTATTATGCATAGATATAAAGAATTGGGTGTTTCCATAAGCAAAGAGCAAGCTGAGTTAATTTTGAGAAGTATAAGGTCTCGTCAAAGCAAAGTTAATATTACTGTATAA
- the modA gene encoding molybdate ABC transporter substrate-binding protein produces MMKKLIIGALIVVMMLMAGCQGSKSTANSNEPTTIRIMAAASLTEVFNDLKAEFEKKYDDIKLEINYAGSQALYSQITSGVTSDIFASANIKYMNQLDEADMVANPTIFARNKLVIVVSKQTQAEINGIKDLLQDGISLVIADKSVPVGRYTVQMLNKQNDNPQLPSNYKEKFFASVVSKELDVKSVLAKVELGEADAGVVYKTDANASDKDKVKVVNIKDQYNVIATYPISPIKGIDSEHQEAAAKFLDYLYSQEGGEILEGHGFIKVSRD; encoded by the coding sequence ATGATGAAAAAATTGATAATAGGAGCTTTAATCGTAGTGATGATGCTAATGGCAGGCTGTCAAGGAAGTAAAAGTACTGCTAATAGTAATGAGCCCACTACTATTAGAATTATGGCTGCCGCTAGTTTAACTGAGGTCTTTAATGATTTGAAAGCTGAATTTGAGAAGAAATATGATGATATTAAATTAGAGATTAATTATGCAGGAAGTCAGGCTCTATATAGTCAGATTACATCTGGAGTTACATCTGATATCTTTGCTTCTGCTAATATCAAGTATATGAATCAATTAGATGAAGCTGATATGGTAGCTAATCCTACTATCTTTGCTCGTAATAAGCTGGTTATCGTTGTTTCTAAGCAAACACAAGCAGAGATTAATGGAATTAAAGACTTGCTACAGGATGGGATTAGTCTAGTAATTGCTGATAAATCTGTTCCAGTAGGTAGGTATACAGTCCAGATGCTAAATAAACAAAATGACAATCCTCAGTTACCTTCAAATTATAAGGAGAAGTTCTTTGCTAGTGTAGTTTCTAAAGAGTTGGATGTTAAGAGTGTATTAGCTAAGGTAGAGTTAGGAGAGGCTGATGCAGGAGTAGTTTATAAGACTGATGCTAATGCCAGCGATAAGGATAAGGTCAAGGTGGTTAATATTAAGGATCAATATAATGTAATTGCTACTTATCCAATTTCACCAATAAAAGGGATTGATTCAGAGCATCAAGAGGCTGCTGCTAAGTTTTTAGATTATCTTTACTCCCAAGAAGGAGGAGAGATATTAGAAGGGCATGGCTTTATTAAAGTAAGTAGAGATTAA
- a CDS encoding Rossmann-like domain-containing protein has product MGKGDDKMGVLARAKEKFKEIIMENKLLNQDIMISARGLSSEEAIGNPKRDDFPLLTGKEVMIQAEFNGNYGQAFTDHPGNFQGDLQEIIDLPLENNYQRGLLLATINAVLRSLALAEKTIHCKNEEPELCAREMAKWIYDNLNNIDKIGIIGYQPAILEACTKFFGAKQLMITDLNQKKIATKSFGVEVWDGSKYNQRLIQEADLILFTGSSIINGSIDGLLKMISDYQKNYFIFGNTISGVASLLELPQLCFYGR; this is encoded by the coding sequence TTGGGGAAAGGAGATGATAAGATGGGAGTTTTAGCAAGAGCCAAGGAGAAGTTTAAAGAGATAATTATGGAAAATAAGTTGTTAAACCAAGATATAATGATCAGTGCCCGAGGTTTATCCAGTGAAGAAGCTATTGGTAATCCTAAGCGAGATGATTTTCCTTTATTAACAGGGAAAGAAGTAATGATTCAAGCGGAATTTAATGGAAACTATGGTCAGGCGTTTACTGACCATCCTGGTAATTTTCAAGGGGATTTACAGGAGATTATTGATTTGCCATTAGAGAATAATTATCAGCGAGGATTATTGCTTGCTACAATTAATGCTGTGTTGCGTAGCCTTGCTTTGGCTGAGAAGACTATTCACTGTAAGAATGAAGAGCCTGAATTATGTGCTAGAGAAATGGCTAAGTGGATTTATGATAATTTAAATAATATAGATAAGATAGGGATTATCGGCTATCAACCTGCTATTTTAGAGGCCTGTACTAAGTTTTTTGGCGCAAAGCAGCTTATGATAACAGACTTAAATCAGAAGAAGATTGCTACTAAGAGCTTTGGTGTTGAAGTTTGGGATGGGAGTAAATATAATCAGAGGTTGATTCAAGAAGCTGATTTAATTTTATTTACAGGTTCTTCTATTATAAATGGTTCGATAGATGGTCTTTTAAAGATGATTAGTGATTATCAAAAGAATTACTTTATCTTTGGGAATACAATCTCAGGAGTTGCTAGCTTATTAGAGTTGCCTCAGTTATGTTTTTATGGGAGGTAA
- a CDS encoding molybdate ABC transporter permease subunit — translation MDNSLIYQKVEGCKERIDIYQLKQSNKIDLTKILIWGIMISNVLFITLIILSLFFKSSLGDVVTVIKDLNTLKAIKITISSIVCSAVMTIIIGVPFAYVMAQKQGKIYRIINMILNLPLVMPPTVAGLALLMAFGRRGAFANVIRVIGLDIPFSFVALIIVQVFVMLPLFTQALRSGFETIDQDIKEAAMVFGAGEKELLFFIYLPLSIRAFVTGLIMACLRAAGEFGATMMFAGNLSGKTQTLSTAIYTLSQRDLGQSISLAVVLILIFLIPLLILELKLKD, via the coding sequence ATGGACAATAGTTTGATTTATCAGAAGGTGGAGGGGTGTAAGGAAAGAATAGATATATATCAATTAAAACAGAGCAATAAGATAGATTTAACTAAAATTTTAATTTGGGGAATAATGATCTCTAATGTTCTATTTATTACTTTGATTATCTTATCTTTGTTTTTTAAGTCCTCGCTAGGAGATGTCGTTACTGTTATTAAGGATTTAAACACCTTGAAAGCGATAAAAATAACAATTAGTTCTATAGTTTGTTCTGCTGTTATGACAATAATTATTGGAGTTCCTTTTGCTTATGTAATGGCTCAAAAGCAGGGGAAGATTTATAGAATAATAAATATGATTTTAAATTTACCTTTGGTGATGCCTCCTACTGTAGCTGGGTTAGCTTTATTAATGGCCTTTGGTAGGAGAGGAGCTTTTGCAAATGTAATTAGAGTTATTGGCTTAGATATTCCTTTCAGTTTTGTGGCATTAATTATAGTTCAGGTATTTGTGATGTTACCGCTTTTTACCCAGGCTTTAAGAAGTGGTTTTGAAACTATCGATCAGGATATTAAAGAGGCTGCTATGGTCTTTGGTGCTGGAGAGAAGGAATTATTATTTTTTATTTATTTGCCATTGAGTATTAGGGCTTTTGTGACTGGACTTATAATGGCTTGTTTACGTGCAGCTGGAGAATTTGGTGCAACTATGATGTTTGCAGGGAATCTATCGGGTAAAACTCAGACATTATCTACTGCTATTTATACTCTTTCCCAAAGGGATTTAGGTCAATCTATATCTTTGGCGGTAGTACTTATTTTGATATTTTTAATTCCCTTGCTTATTTTAGAGTTAAAATTAAAAGACTAA
- a CDS encoding 2Fe-2S ferredoxin, which translates to MNQPKYHIFVCSSSRINGQQRGFCVNKDSVEIIQNFMMEVQDRGMTDTMITNTGCLGICDKGPIVIVYPEGVWYGNVSPDDVEEIVESHLENGEVVERLEI; encoded by the coding sequence GTGAATCAACCTAAATATCATATTTTTGTCTGTTCTAGCTCTAGAATTAATGGTCAGCAAAGAGGTTTTTGTGTCAATAAGGATTCTGTAGAGATAATTCAAAATTTTATGATGGAAGTGCAAGATAGAGGTATGACTGATACTATGATTACTAATACAGGTTGTTTAGGAATCTGTGATAAAGGGCCGATTGTAATTGTTTATCCTGAAGGGGTATGGTATGGAAATGTAAGCCCTGATGATGTGGAAGAAATAGTTGAAAGCCATTTGGAGAATGGAGAGGTAGTAGAAAGGTTAGAGATATAA
- the nifB gene encoding nitrogenase cofactor biosynthesis protein NifB, producing MSNCSVNLNLNFPEETTMDTILKTAKHPCYSECAHEYARMHIPVAPRCNISCNYCNRRYDCLHESRPGVTSEVLTPEGAYEKYLLVKDKLPNLKVIGIAGPGDALANFEETKEAIKLIKEDDPELTICISTNGLMLPEYAQELVELGVRHVTITINTIDPKIGALIYKWFHYQGKVLSGEEGAKILLDNQLEGLKFLSSKGVLCKVNIVMIKGLNDHHIPEVVNKVKEHGAFMTNIMPLIPAEGSEFEEMPLVSNKELNELRDRCSLDLKQMYHCKQCRADAIGQLSQDISIEFRGRKTDQGDENKSLADEIKSTDLLFAIASKTGRLIDQHFGHVDNFLVYRYTDQGIALVDKRNIERYCIGKECEDKEAKIKNIVDLLSDCEAVLSMRIGYEPKKKLLESGIKSLEIYDGIEDGIEYAIKELGLKDVG from the coding sequence GTGAGTAATTGCTCTGTTAATTTAAATTTGAATTTTCCAGAAGAGACAACGATGGACACTATATTAAAGACTGCTAAGCATCCTTGTTATAGTGAATGTGCCCATGAGTATGCAAGGATGCACATTCCAGTTGCTCCTAGGTGTAATATAAGTTGTAATTATTGTAATAGAAGATATGATTGTTTACATGAGAGTAGGCCTGGAGTAACCAGTGAAGTACTAACACCTGAAGGGGCTTATGAGAAGTATCTATTAGTTAAAGATAAATTACCAAATTTAAAGGTGATTGGTATTGCTGGGCCAGGTGATGCATTAGCAAATTTTGAAGAGACTAAAGAAGCGATTAAATTGATTAAAGAGGATGACCCCGAGCTTACTATCTGTATCTCTACTAATGGGTTAATGTTGCCTGAATACGCCCAAGAGTTAGTGGAATTAGGAGTAAGACATGTGACAATTACTATTAATACTATTGATCCAAAGATAGGGGCTTTGATCTATAAGTGGTTTCATTATCAGGGGAAAGTATTATCTGGAGAAGAAGGAGCAAAAATATTACTTGATAATCAATTGGAAGGATTGAAATTTTTGAGCAGCAAAGGTGTCTTATGTAAAGTTAATATAGTAATGATTAAAGGATTAAATGATCATCATATTCCAGAAGTTGTTAATAAGGTGAAGGAACATGGAGCATTTATGACTAATATAATGCCGCTTATTCCAGCAGAGGGTAGTGAGTTTGAAGAGATGCCTTTAGTAAGTAATAAAGAATTGAATGAATTGCGAGATAGATGTTCCTTGGATTTAAAACAGATGTATCATTGTAAGCAATGTAGAGCTGATGCAATAGGTCAATTATCTCAAGATATATCGATTGAATTTAGAGGTAGAAAAACAGATCAAGGTGATGAAAATAAAAGCTTGGCTGATGAAATTAAAAGTACAGATCTGTTATTTGCTATAGCCTCGAAGACAGGTAGGTTGATAGATCAGCATTTTGGTCATGTAGATAATTTTTTAGTATATAGGTATACAGATCAGGGAATAGCATTAGTGGATAAGAGGAATATAGAGAGATATTGTATTGGCAAAGAATGTGAAGATAAAGAAGCTAAGATAAAGAATATAGTTGATCTCTTATCTGACTGTGAAGCTGTTTTATCTATGAGAATTGGTTATGAGCCTAAAAAGAAGCTATTAGAAAGTGGTATTAAGTCTTTGGAAATATATGATGGAATTGAAGATGGAATTGAATATGCAATTAAGGAGTTAGGTTTAAAGGATGTTGGCTGA